The window GCTGATCCTCTCGGCCGGCCTGGCTGGCTCCATGGTCTGGCAGTCGTCCCGGGGCACGGTCGTGCCATGGGTGGTGCAGGTCGATAACGTAGGACAGGCGCAAGCCGTTGCGCCTGCGACCAGAGACTACAAGCCGACCGATCCGCAGATAGCGTGGCACCTGGCCCGCTTCGTCGAGCAGGTCCGCTCGATCCCGGCCGATCCGATCATCGTGCGACAAAATTGGCTGCGCGCCTATGAATGGACGACCGACCAGGGAGCGGCGGCGCTCAATGATTATGCCCGAGCCAACGATCCCTTCGCCAAGATCGGCAAGCAGCAGATTGCGGTCGAAGTCTCCTCTGTCATCCGCGCCTCCGCGGATTCCTTTCGCGTCGCCTGGATCGAACGTCAGTATGAAAACGGCAGGCTTTCCGTCACCGAGCGCTGGACCGCCATCCTGACAATCGTTGTCCAGCCGGCGACCGACGTCGATCGGCTTAAAGCCAATCCGCTTGGCATCTATGTCAACGCCATCAACTGGTCGCGGGAGATGAACCAATGATGCCGGCATTCCGTGACCTTGCGGCTCCGGCTTATCGGGCGTCCGCCTTCGCAGCGGTCTTGCTGTCGGCCACCGCGTTTGGGGGTTGCGCCACACCTCAGAAGCCACCCCGCATTGCCTACGACGCCTTCGTGCCGCCATTGCCGGACGTCGCGCCTATTGCGACGGATGAGCAGCCGAAACCACTGCACGTTCCACCAGCCTGGAGGCCGGCGCGAGGAGGTGCCGCCGGCGACACGCCGTCCGTGCGCGTCGAGAACGCCAACGCTGCCGCGCGTATCCAGCCGCGCCGTGAAGGGTACTATAACGCCATCCAGATCTATCCCTGGAGTGAGGGGGCGCTTTACCAGGTCTACGCTGCCCCTGGGCAGATAACGGACATTGCGCTGGAGCCCGGAGAGAGCCTGACTGGCACGGGTCCGATCGCGGCCGGCGATACCGCGCGCTGGATCATTGGCGACACCGAAAGCGGATCGGGTGTCACCCGGCGCGTCCACGTGATGGTCAAACCCGCACGCGCGGACATAACCACGAATCTCGTCATCACCACCGACCGGCGCGTTTATATGATCGAGCTGCGGTCAGGCGAGAAGCCTTACATGCCGGCTGTGGCCTGGGCGTACCCGGCCCGGCCGGCGGGACAGGGGCAGACCTTGCCCGCCACGCCGGCCATCCCGCAAATCCCCGCGCGCAACTATCGCTACGGTCTCACAGGCGACGCGCCGCCCTGGAAGCCCGTGGCCGTCTATGACGATGGGCGACGCGTCTACGTCGAGTTTCCGCGCGGCATCGTGCAGGGCGAAATGCCGCCCATCTTCGTCATCGGGCCGGACGGCGATTCCCAGATCGCCAACAGCCGTGTCTACCAGAACATCCTGATCGTCGACCGCCTCTTCGGCGCGGCGGAATTGCGGCTTGGCAGCGGCAAACGCCAACAGACTGTCAAGATCGTCCGCACCGATCGGTCGAGAACGGCTCGACTGCCGCTGACGTCAGGGTTCGACGGGTCGTCCGCAGCCATGGAAGCACCGAAGCAAGGGGGAGGGCAACGATCATGAAAGAATCCGAAACCGCCGCCGCGCCTATGCGGCTACGCGCCGAGCCGCCGCGTGTGACCCGCCTGTCGCGCAAGGTTCTCGCTGGGATCGGCTTCGTTGCGTCCCTTGGCGTCGGCGGTGCGCTGATCTATGCGCTGCAGGTCCGCGACAGGGCAACGCCCGGCGAGGAGCTTTATTCGACCTCCAATCTGCAGCGCGCCGACGGGCTGGCCAACCTCCCACGCGATTATACCGGGCCCATACTCGGGCCCCCGCTGCCTGGAGATCTCGGTCGGCCAATTCTGGAAGCCCAGAAGAAGGGGCAGCCCCTTGTACCGCCGACGATCGCCACACCCACGGTCGACGAAGCTGAACAACGCCGGCAGGCCGAACAGGAGGCGGCCCGGACGTCGCGCGTCTTCTTCGAAACGGGAGCGGTAACGGAGACAACCACCGAACCGCCCGGCAATGCTGCCAGCCCGAGCCTTGCCGGCCTAGACCCTGCTGGACAGACACGACAGGATCGCCAGCTTGCCTTCCTCAATGCCGCCGCCGACCGGCGCACCGTGGCGCCCGACCGTGTCGTGGCTCCGGCATCGCGCTTCGTGCTTCAGGCCGGAGCCGTTATCCCCGCCGCGCTGATAACCGGCATCCGTTCCGATCTGCCCGGGCAGATCACTGCACAGGTGACGGAGAATATCTACGACAGTCCGACGGGCAGGGCGCTTCTGATCCCGCAAGGCACCCGCGTCATCGGCGAGTATGATAACGGGGTTGGCTTCGGGCAGCGGCGTGTGCTGCTTGCCTGGAACAGGCTGATCTTCCCCGATGGCCGCTCCATCGTCTTGGAGCGGCAACCCGGGGCGGATGCGCAGGGCTATGCCGGCCTCGAGGACGGGGTCAATTACCACTGGGGTGAGTTGTTCAAGGCGGCGGCGCTCTCAACCATCCTCAGCGTAGGCGCCGAAGCTGGCTCTTCCGGTCAGGAGAGTGACATGGTCCGAGCGCTGCGCAGCGGCGCTTCCGACAGCGTCAGCCGCGTCGGCCAGCAGATCGTCCAGCGCCAGCTCGACATAGCACCGACACTGACGATCCGGCCGAGCTTCCCCGTGCGTGTGATCGTGACACGCGATCTCAAACTCGATCCCTACGGAGGCTGAAATGGCAAAGCTGAAACTTGGCCCGATCGCGGACGACAAACCCATCAAGGTAACCGTCGAACTGCCCGCGCGGCTACATCGCGAGCTGTCCAAATATGCCGAAATCCTTGGCCGAGAATCTGGACAGCCGTCCACCGATCATGTCCGCCTGATTGTGCCTATGCTTGAGCGCTTCATCGCAACCGATCGCGGCTTTGCGAAAGCTAAGCAGGAGCCTAAGGCTTAGTCGGCGCCGGCTTGGTGGGCAACGTGTCCCGACTTTCTCGGGAACCAAATGCGGTGGTTCTGGTTCGGCGCCATACCGCCCCGGACCTGAATCCGGACGAGGCTTTGGTGTTGCTCCGAGGCCGGAGATCGAGGTGCCTACTATTATTATGGCTTCGACGATTCGCGGCAACCGGGAGCTCGGTACAAGGACGGCCGATGAAAAGGCGCACCAATAGAGAGAGACCGGACCCGAGGTGGAACACCGCGGCCGCCGTCGATAGCGGCTCTTTCCGAGACAAGACGGCCGGCATGGATCCCGCCGCCGCTCCGATGGAAACGGACGCAGAGGCCGGCGGCTCCTCTCAACCGGGGGGGCTCGGTGAACCGCCATCTCCGCTGAAAAAGGGAGAGGCGAAGGGTAATCAAGCCTCGTACGGGACGGCAATGCGTCGCCTTGCCGGGATGCCATCTGCGGATCGAGGCTGGTGGCCCCTCCTCCCCCTCCTAATCGTGGTCATCGTGGCGGCGGTGCTGTTGACGATTTTGGCCACTGTATGAACGTCAGCCACCGAGGTTCTGGAAGTTGCGCCTGCAGACAATGTACCCGGTTCTGGGATTGTGACGCGACCCGCGCCGTCGGGACCTCGGCCGGAGGCCCACATGGGATTGCAACATGCAGTTCCAGCGTTGGTGAGGGAACAAGCCGTGAAGCTGCGAATCTAGCGTAGAAAGATTTCGTTGCGTTGAAGGGCTGTTCGTAGATTCGCGTGCAGCTAAGCTGGCCACGCACCGGAGTCGCGAGCGGGTCCGCTACAACCTCCTGGGGGTGACCTACCAGGGATCTAAAACTAGCGTTGGCGCGGGCGGCTCCTTGGAAAAGCACTATGCAGGCGGAGCTGGAGCGAAGGCAGACAATATCGCATCGAGGGACACATTCAATGCGTTGGAAAACGTCCTGCCCTTCTGCCAGATCGCAACGTAATGATAGAGCGCGGATGGTTCTACCGGTTTCACTCCCAACGCGAACGCCTTGTATTCGCGTGCGATGATTTCATTGGTTATTGAGATGCCGAGGCCTGCCGAAACGAACCCAGCCTCATGGCCGTTCGAATCGTATTCGACCAGGATGTCAGGCTCAATGCCGGTGAAACGCAAGGCATTGAAATTCATCTGATGTGAAGCGAACTGAGGGTCGATATCGATGATAGTTTCGCCGGCCAAGTCCTGCGCTTCGATGCAAGAGTGTTTGGAGAAGCGATGTTCAGGATGAAAGATGCACACGTTGCGCGCGGACCCGAGCGGGGCCCATTCGAACAGGCGGGAATCCAGGGGCAGCCTTGATATTCCCAGATCCGCCACTCCGGACAAGATGTGCACACCGACTTGCTCGTGGCTTCCAGATATTGAGCGGACACTCGACGCGGTCTTGGAGCGGATCGTCGCCACCACCTTCGGCAAGGTCACAAAACCGAACACGGCAGGCGCGGCGATTGCGATCCGTTGCTGCTCGTCGTTTTTCATCGCCGTGATGGACGCTTCCAGCCGATCGAGCGATGTCAGGGCCAGTTCCACGTTCCGCAGGAATTCCCAGGCTTCCTGCAACGGGAGGATGCGGTTTGCCGATCTTTTGAAGAGCGCAATGCCCAGCGCCGCTTCAAGCTGTTTTACCTGCTGACTGACGGCTGGCTGACTTATTCCGACTGCGGCGGCTGCCCGCCGCGTCGAGCCGGTCCTTAACACCTCGCGAAAGACCTGTAGTTGTCGCAGCTTCAAGCCGCTCTGCAGCAACTCCATTCTTGCGCTCCTTCCCGAAGCCTTCCTGAGCCAAGCGGTAGATGCCTGGCCGGCAGATGAGGCGAGAGCCGCTTCGATGCACGATGCCTGGATCGCGTCCGATGCGCGGCGCCTGAATCCACCATCGTATAGTCATTATAGTGACTGGTAAAGCTGAACGTTTGCTTATCGCTATGCGCGCATGCGGCTGGCTAAGATTTTTGGAGCGAACGTTCGCAGGGTCCGCCTGAAACGCGGAATGACCCTGGAAACGCTGGCGACCGAAGCTGGCCTCGCCTACAGCTATGTGGGCGGCATCGAACGCGGTCAGAGAAACCCCAGTCTGGATGTCGCCGAGCGGATCGCGAAGGTTTTGGAGAGCGATCCGGTCACACTGTTTCGAGCAAGCTCTCCGTCGGAATAGCGGCTGCCGCAAGGTTCGGGGTGCTGACAGCACAGGGCAGCCTCTCGCTCGGGCGTCGCGGTCTGACATCGCGCCTGGGCCGCCGCCTGTTCGGCAGGTGAGCCACTCCTGGTCATGGCACTTGCGTCCTGCCTCCCCGTTCTCGGAAGCGACAGGGCAGGGCGGCCCCAGCCTGTGACGCGGCGACTTTGCTCTCGATTGTGCGACGCAAGCGTTGACCCGGACGCTCCGCCCGCCGTCAGCCCTCTTGAGATCTTGCCGCGTCAGCCGCGGAAAATTCGGAACCCACACCGCACAACAATCTCAAGTATATAACGGCACCTTATAGAGTAGATTTTCAAATTTATAGATTGATCGAGATTGTTCAGGATTTTAAGATAGAGAAAGGTTCGCAAATTAACTAGGAATTACTTCTTGAACAATTGGCAACCCTGGGTAATCAGACTTGGCCGGCGTCGCAATTGGAATGGCACGGCTTGCGTAAACGCGAGTCAGGGAAGCGCTCCATGAATGGTTTCGCTGCTCAGTTTATTGCCGCATTCGCGACAACCGTGGGCCTTGCTCTTGTCAGTGGATGCCTGGGTACAACGATCGGACTGTTTCTGGCGATTTCGAAGGGCGCGGCCATGCCCCGCCTCAAGCGTGCTGTGACGGCCTACACGACGATGGTCCGTGGCGTTCCAGAACTTCTGATTATCCTGCTCATCTACTTCGGCGGAACCACCTTGGCCAGCAAGGTCGCCGGCCGATACGTGGAGGTGAATGCGTTCACGGCCGGGGTCATCGCGCTCTCGGTCGTCTTCAGCGGTTATGCGACGGAGGTCTTCCGGGGCGCGATCGCGGCAGTGCCGGCGGGCCAGACCGAGGCGGCGAAATCCCTTGGGTTGAATGCATGGCAGCGTTGGGTGTTCGTCGTTGGCCCGCAGATGCTGAGGCTGGCGCTGCCCGCCTACGGCAACCTGTGGATTTCGCTGTTCAAGGACACCGCGCTGGTTTCGGTCGTCGGCCTCACCGACATCATGCGTGTTGCCTATGTCGGCGCCGGGTCGCTGCGCGCACCGCTGACCTTCTACCTCTCGGCGTCGGCTCTCTATCTCTCCCTGACGACGGTCACGCTGCTGTCGATCCGTTTGGCGGAGCGGCGCTTCCCCGCGTTCGGTCGATAGGGAAGCGTCCCATGAACCTCGGCTTGATGCTCGATGCGGTGGTGGTGCTGTCTTCAGGCCTGCTGCTCACCGTGACTCTGACGGCTTTATCGCTCGCGGCGGGATTTCTTGTCTCCGTCCCGCTGGCGTTCGTCCGTGCCTTCGGCCGCCCCGGTCAATCCCTCACGGTGCTCGCCTACACCTATGTCTTTCGCGGCACGCCCATGCTCGTTCAGCTCTTCCTCCTCTATTACGGACTGAGCCAGATCCCGGCGGTGCGCGCCAGTCTCTTCTGGGTCATCCTGCGCGACCCGTTCTGGTGCGCCCTATTGACCTTTTCGCTGAACAGCGCCGCTCACACCACGGAAATCCTCTGTCGCGGTCTCCAGTCCGTGCCGCGAGGAGTCGTGGAGGCGGCCTCGGCGCTGGGCTTGAAGCGTCTGCAAATCGCCCGTCTCGTCACCTTCCCGATCGCGTTCAGGATCTCGCTTCCCGCCTATGGCAACGAGGTCGTGGGCATGATCAAGGGCTCGTCCCTCGCAAGCACGGTGACGCTGCTCGAGATAACCGGCATGGCCCGACAGATGGTGTCGGCGACATTCGCGCCCTACGAAATCTTCATCGTCGCCGGAGCGATCTACCTTTCACTCACGTCGTTGGCCGTGAAGGCGACCCAGTTCCTGGAACGACGGCTTTCGAGCGAAGGCAATCCAAAACAGCGACGCAAGGCGCGCATCAGCCCGTCCTTGCCTGATCACAAGATCACGACCCCCATGACGTAACCCCGCGGCTTTGCGGCTCACATTCCACCGAAGATCCAAAACCAACCAAAGAGGTGCCTTATGCGCATACCCCTGGCTATTGCTGTTTCCATAGCATCCCTGATGACGGCTTGCCCCGTCAGGGCCGAAATCGAGCGTACGATATCGATCGCCACCGAAGGCGCGTCACCGCCCTGGGACGGCACCGACGCGAACGGCAAGCTTTACGGCTACGATATCGATGTCGGTCTCGAACTGTGCCGCCGCGTCAAGATCAAATGCGCCTTCGTCGCGCAGGACTGGGATGGCATCATTCCCGCACTGCTCGTCGGCAAGTACGATGTCATCATGTCAGGCATGGCGATCACGGAAAAGCGCAAGCAGTCCATCGCCTTCTCGGTTCCTTATGCCGCCGGCTTCAATCAGTTCGTCGTGCGCAAGGAGATTGGGCTCGACGCCGGCGACATCAAGGAGAAACTCAACCTCTCGATGGTCGGGACCAGGGAGAAGGCGATCATCGAACGCCTCAGGTCGACGCTCCGGGGCAAGGCAATCGGGGTCCTGCGCTCATCCAACTCCGAGGCTGTCTTGAAGGATCTCTTCGGCGATATCGTGACGCTGCGAAGCTATGACAGTCTGGACAATTTGAAGCTCGACCTTGCCGCGGGCCGGGTCGATGGCGGGCTGGCCGACTATTTCACCTGGCGGGATTTCCTGGAGACGCCGGACGGCTCGATCGCGGTCTTCTTCGGGCCGGAGCTGAACGGCGGCCTGTGGGGGCCGGGGGTGGGTGCCGGCATGCGCAAGGAAGATGCCGAACTGCTCGGCAAGTTCAACACGGCAATCGAAGCGGCGACGAGGGACGGAACGATGAAGGCGCTGAGCCTGAAGTGGTTCAAGATGGACATATCGCCCACCTTGGCGAAATAGCCCGCCCACCGGCCCCGGCATCGATATAGTGCTGGCCGGGCCGCCAGCGCCCAACTCTCAAATCGTCAAGGCGAGTTTTCCATGGAAGATCCATTTTGCGTGGTCGTTACCGGCCAGTCGTTGATTACCCACGACATCCGTCATGTCCACGACGAGCGGTTCGCCGAGGTCATCGGCTTTCTTCGGCAGGGCGACGTCGTCTTCACCAACTTCGAGTCGACCATCCTGGGGAAGCACGGGGGATGGCCAACCAAGGGCAAGTATTTTGGCTACTCGAAGGCCGAAATGCTCGATGCGTTGAAGGCGATCGGATTCAACGCTCTCGCGCTGGCCAACAATCATGCCTTCGATCTTGGTCCCTGCGGCGTCCTCTCGACGCTGGAGGAAGTTGAAGCGCGTAGCTTCCTGTATGCCGGAATCGGGAATGATGAGACTGACGCGGCGATACCTGGTCGCCGCCGACTGGGTGGCCGCAAGGTCACGCTGCTTGCGGTCGACGCCGGCCCCGGCCCGGCCAATATGTATGCCGCGGACCGCACGCCGCTCCGCCCGGCGCGTCCCGGTGTCAACCGACTGAATACCCTGAGAAAGGTGTGCGTTCCGGACGGGCATTTCCGGCGACTGGCACGGCTTGGCGCCGACCTGCGAAGTTCCGAGCTCGAGCTGACCAATTACGCCCAGCCGGAGGATCCGCCGGCGGTGGCGAGCGGCACGGAGATCAATTTCTACGGCACTATCTTCGCCCAGGCAGCCGGCTTCGGCCGCAGGATCGAGGTCGATCCGCAAAGTGCCGCCACCCATCTGTCCGCGATCCGGCAGGCCTCGGCGAGGGGCGATTTCATCGTCGCCTATCTGCACCATCACCATTGGGAACCCGGCTGGCAGGAGGTTCCGCTCTGGGTGCAGGCCTTTGCCCGGACATGTGTCGACGCCGGTGCTGACCTCTTCGTCAGCCACGGCGCCCCCGTGCTGCAGGCAGTGGAGATCTACAAAGGCGCGCCGATCTTCTACGGCCTTGGGAATTTCCTCTTTCACGTCCATCCCGACGAGACCGAGTGGGATCCGCCGGAGGTATGGCAAAGTATAGTCGCCGCCTGCCGCTATGATGCGGGCGGAGGTTTGCACGCCATCGACCTTTTGCCGGTCGTGATCGGCGGCGACGGTCAGGCTGGTTCGGCAACGAATAGACTGGTTCCCGTCGCCGCCCCTGAAAGCATGGCACGCGATATCCTGGCCGGCTTCGCGATCCGTTCGCGAGCATTCGGCACCGAGATTGCGGTGTCCGGACACTCGGCCACGATCGCATTGTCGGGAGCCCGCAAATTCGGCTGATAGGCGCGGGCTGGGTGTCAGCGTTTCATTCGGCCGGCGGTCTCCGGCCGTTCCCCTGTCTGCGACAACTGTGAGCAAGACGAGCCGCTTCGGTACACCGGCCAACAGGAGGGCGCAGCGACACCTGGCGCCAATGCGCTTGCGTCGTTGGTCAGACCGATTATTCGTAACGAGATTTGTCCATACCTAGGCTACGCTGATCGTCCCGGCCAAAAATGATGGTTGGGGCGAATCCCCCAGCGCTGCGACCGTTTAGAAGAGATGCTTCCCCGAAACACTAGGTCTCCGCCGCTGTCCCGCGCGACGACCACCAACGGGCCTCAAACTGTGCTCCGCCGGAGTTCGGCCGCCAGCGCTTCCAGCACCTGTACGTCGCTGTCGTAGAACTGCCCGGGATAGCGCTCCCGCTGCTGCCGGTAGAAGTCGAGCCAACTCGGCAGATCCGAAATCGGAAAAGTTCCCTGCCATCGGTCCTTCACGATGGTGAAAGTGCCCGCTGCCGAATCGTATGTCGCTGTCGTCTGCATGAGCGAGCTATAGCCTCAGCCATACATTCCCAAAAGTAAGCTCGCCGTTCAGCCCCCCAATGTCCCGTGTGTTGCGCCACCCAAACGGCACAGCAAGGGCAGAAATGCCGCCGAATGGAACCCAATAAGGCGACCCTCGAACGCGCTTTCGGATTAGCCCGATCAGGCAAGTGCAACAATTTGACCAGCCTTCGACTGGATGTGAACGCTATGACCTTCGGCAACTGGAAGGCAAGGAGGCTCTTGAACCAGTTGCTGGCGCTCATTGCTGCCGCTGCGCCACCGCCGCAGGCCGAAGGCTTCTAAACCATCTCGCAGCTACAGCGTGACGTATGGCGATCGCCGAGGGCGCAATATGCGTATCAGAATCGAACAAGCTAGGCATCAGCCTTGCTTCGCCGGCGTGGGCGGAGACGAAATGATGGCGATTTCACGCGAGTTGCTCGGTGTCGATCTGACTTTCCATTGTCCTGGGTGTGAAGTTGCGGTGATCCGAAAAGGATCGTGGATCAAGAGCTCCAAGGTGTTCGTTGCGATTTCTGCAATACGCAAACGCGCCTGACATATGGGCTCAAGCTTGCCATCTTCGAAGCGCATCTGGATCCTGGTCGCCGGCTGGCCTGAGAAAACCGGCAACACGGTCCCGCGTGATAGTCGTTCAGATTTGTGATACGATTCGCTGCATGGGCAAAAGGGCGAAGCACAAAGCAAGACAGGCGATTGCTGAACTATCGTTGGATGACGAGATTCAAACGGAAGCCGCCTACTATGCCCGCAAGTGTGGCATTACCACAGAAGAAGCCTTGCAGATCATGGAAGCGGCCAACCGTCCGCAGCGGTCAAGCGGCGCTTTGGCTGGACAGTCCAGTCCGTAGGCCATTGGCGGCATCTATGGTCCGCCCTGGCGCGCTTTTTATACGCTGCTGGCGCGAAGCATTCCGTTGGCCTTAGCTGCGGCAAGGAAGGCCCTGCGCGCATCGTCGGCTGTGCCAGTGCTTTCCTTGGCAGCAAGGCACGCCTCGACCGCGGCTCGCCACTTCGGGCCACGGCCGTCCCATGTCAGCAACTCTTCAGCCGCCGCGTCGACATTGCTGACCATGTGGGTCGTGCCGATCTGTTTCGACTTGACCGGGACTGGAGGTGAAAACCAGAGCATCGCCCGGCATATGCGGCAATGCCAAACTTCGTCAAGCCTGAAGCACTTGCGCGGCGAGAAGGATTTGCGGCATGCTTCTTCCCCAGGATTTCCGGGAGGACGATGGTGCCAATTCGAAGAAGGGCGAGTGAGGTCGGTATCTTCGATGCTTCTGAACTTGCCTTACTTGGTCGCGTCTTCGACCGTTTGCTGCTGGACAACAAATCTGCAGGTGAGCGCGACGCCATAGCCTCACGGATCATCGCCAATTACATGGCCGGCATCAAAGATGAGGCGGAATTATTGTCGCTCTCCAAGCAGCCCTTGGGCCGGTAGCGACAGCAGGGGGAAGCGTGGCAGTCGCAAAGAAGGATCAGGAGCGCACCAGCTACGCCTGGATGTACGGCGCAGGGACGCAAGGACGGCAAAGGAACGGCAGTTCGGGACTTCTGGCAGGAGTACGCCGAAGCCTGGCTTCAGGGCTTTGATGGTCAGGCAATTGGCGGCGCCGGCGGCAAGTCGGTGAGCGACCAGTTGGAGACGGAACTCGACGAGGCAGCGGTGCAGAAATCAGCCGGAATCTAACCTCCGGGCCAAGCTTATGGGCTGGATGAGCACTCCAGCGCTAAACTACCTGCATAAATGGATAAAGGAGAACGTCCCCGTAAACGCCGCGACCGGCCGTGGTCTGATGACCGATCTTGCCGACAGGCCATATCAGATTTGGCGAACGCGGGGATTTCGCCTCGTGAGATCGATCAAGAGGTGGATCGCCTTTTCGCCGTCGTGGTCGATGCGGTGGCAAACCACCAGGGCGGGTTGGCTGAGTAGTTGAGTTGTAGACGCCCAATGCATCCGATTGAAGCACGGAGGTGTTTTGCGGGGCTACGCCGCGTCTAGCCAAGAACTACCTTGCGCCAAACTCCAGGGCTCGAACCGACGCGGCGCGTGAAAACGCGACAAAGGTGGCTTTGGTCCGCAAAGCCGCAAGCGCGCGCTATCGTCGGCAGAGCCGCATCCCGCCTGCGCATCATGGCCTTGGCCGCTTCGACACGAGCCTCAAGCAACCAAGTATGCGGAGCCAGGCCGGTTGATCGACGAAATGCCCGCGAGAAGTGGCTGACCGATAGGCCGCAAGCCGCGGCAATCTCGCGTAGCGGCGTCGCGCCGGTGAGATCGCCAGAAATCATTTCTTTCGACCGTTTTTCCTGCCATGGGGCAAGCCCGCCCTTCAGCGGTCGCGAAACCGCCTGCATTCCGCCGTAGCTCTGCGCGGTGTGGGCTGCGAGCGCCAGTGTCAGATGGTCTGTAAAGAGTCGATTGGTGCATTCGGGAGTCTGAAGCGCGGGTAGAAGCGTGAGGCCGATGTGCTCGACTGTTTTGTCGAATATGCCCTCGCCAGGCTCATAACGCAGTTCACTTATTCGCGGGACGTTGACCTCATCGGCCAAAGCGCCAAGAGCCGCGCAAGGCAAGTAGAAAAGGAGCGAATGAATGGGTTTGTCCATTACAGCGAGTGGTTCGCGCTTCAGATCGTGGAGCGTGATTTGACCCGCCTTCAGCGAATTTGCTGAAACCTGTCGCCCATCCTCCCAGTACAAATTGTTGGGGAGATCACGAAGCATCAGACATATCATGTAGGCGTCAACGCGTGGAATCGGGTCGCACAACCGTCCGAGGGGCCGGTCCACATAGAGTTCGGTGATCGCGATGTCCGTGCTCTTCAGGGATCGGGTCAGGATGAAAGGGGCGTCCTCGGCGCCGAACTTATGGCCAAGGTTTCGACCGTAAACACTACTTGCAGCCAGCGTATCTGGATTTGCTCCCATCGACCGTCTCGGTGCAAAGTTTCCTCGGTCGGAGAGGATAGGCCGGAATCGGTTTGCCTTCAAACGGGAAGGACTTCACGTCGCGCGAGGTTCTGGTTGATGGGCTACAAGCCGCTCTTTGAAACGTGCGGCTCCTTCGCGCAATCTAGCCAATGAGCTTATCCGGCGTGATCGGCAGGTCGCGAATACGCTTGCCGGTTGCGTGAAAAACCGCATTCGCGACCGCCGCGGCGACACCAGTCGCACCGAGTTCTCCGATCCCCTTGCCACCAATTGGCCCCGCCTTTTCATCGATCTCGTCGACGAAGTGCACCGTGATCTCGGAGGGAATGTCGGCGTTCACCGGGATTGCGACACCGGCGAGGTTTTTCGAAAGGAACCGTCCGAGCGTGGGCTCGAACGCGCTCTGCTCCATCGCTGCCATCCCCCAGCCCCAAACGATACCGCCAAGCAATTGGGATCTGGCCGTGCGTGGATTGACGATCCGCCCGACGCTGTAGCTGCCCACGGCACGACGCAGCCGCAGCAGCCCGAGCGCGGGATCAACACCCACTTCCACAAAGACCGCTCCAAACGTCCGCATGGCATAGCCCGTGCCATGCTGCGTTGGATCGAAGATTCCCAGGCCGGCAATCTCAGTTTCTCCGGCTCGCTGCATGACCTCGCCGACAGACTGCGTTTCGGTCGCGCCGATTCGGCCGATGCGGCCGTCGAGCATCGTCGCTTCGTCAGGCGGCAGATTTGCGAGACGGGCCAGTCTGTCGCGAACCTCCTGCGCCGCCGCA is drawn from Mesorhizobium sp. B1-1-8 and contains these coding sequences:
- a CDS encoding TrbI/VirB10 family protein, whose protein sequence is MKESETAAAPMRLRAEPPRVTRLSRKVLAGIGFVASLGVGGALIYALQVRDRATPGEELYSTSNLQRADGLANLPRDYTGPILGPPLPGDLGRPILEAQKKGQPLVPPTIATPTVDEAEQRRQAEQEAARTSRVFFETGAVTETTTEPPGNAASPSLAGLDPAGQTRQDRQLAFLNAAADRRTVAPDRVVAPASRFVLQAGAVIPAALITGIRSDLPGQITAQVTENIYDSPTGRALLIPQGTRVIGEYDNGVGFGQRRVLLAWNRLIFPDGRSIVLERQPGADAQGYAGLEDGVNYHWGELFKAAALSTILSVGAEAGSSGQESDMVRALRSGASDSVSRVGQQIVQRQLDIAPTLTIRPSFPVRVIVTRDLKLDPYGG
- a CDS encoding DUF2274 domain-containing protein, with translation MAKLKLGPIADDKPIKVTVELPARLHRELSKYAEILGRESGQPSTDHVRLIVPMLERFIATDRGFAKAKQEPKA
- a CDS encoding LysR family transcriptional regulator; its protein translation is MELLQSGLKLRQLQVFREVLRTGSTRRAAAAVGISQPAVSQQVKQLEAALGIALFKRSANRILPLQEAWEFLRNVELALTSLDRLEASITAMKNDEQQRIAIAAPAVFGFVTLPKVVATIRSKTASSVRSISGSHEQVGVHILSGVADLGISRLPLDSRLFEWAPLGSARNVCIFHPEHRFSKHSCIEAQDLAGETIIDIDPQFASHQMNFNALRFTGIEPDILVEYDSNGHEAGFVSAGLGISITNEIIAREYKAFALGVKPVEPSALYHYVAIWQKGRTFSNALNVSLDAILSAFAPAPPA
- the trbG gene encoding P-type conjugative transfer protein TrbG, whose protein sequence is MMPAFRDLAAPAYRASAFAAVLLSATAFGGCATPQKPPRIAYDAFVPPLPDVAPIATDEQPKPLHVPPAWRPARGGAAGDTPSVRVENANAAARIQPRREGYYNAIQIYPWSEGALYQVYAAPGQITDIALEPGESLTGTGPIAAGDTARWIIGDTESGSGVTRRVHVMVKPARADITTNLVITTDRRVYMIELRSGEKPYMPAVAWAYPARPAGQGQTLPATPAIPQIPARNYRYGLTGDAPPWKPVAVYDDGRRVYVEFPRGIVQGEMPPIFVIGPDGDSQIANSRVYQNILIVDRLFGAAELRLGSGKRQQTVKIVRTDRSRTARLPLTSGFDGSSAAMEAPKQGGGQRS
- a CDS encoding helix-turn-helix domain-containing protein encodes the protein MTLETLATEAGLAYSYVGGIERGQRNPSLDVAERIAKVLESDPVTLFRASSPSE
- a CDS encoding ABC transporter permease → MNLGLMLDAVVVLSSGLLLTVTLTALSLAAGFLVSVPLAFVRAFGRPGQSLTVLAYTYVFRGTPMLVQLFLLYYGLSQIPAVRASLFWVILRDPFWCALLTFSLNSAAHTTEILCRGLQSVPRGVVEAASALGLKRLQIARLVTFPIAFRISLPAYGNEVVGMIKGSSLASTVTLLEITGMARQMVSATFAPYEIFIVAGAIYLSLTSLAVKATQFLERRLSSEGNPKQRRKARISPSLPDHKITTPMT
- a CDS encoding ABC transporter permease, whose protein sequence is MNGFAAQFIAAFATTVGLALVSGCLGTTIGLFLAISKGAAMPRLKRAVTAYTTMVRGVPELLIILLIYFGGTTLASKVAGRYVEVNAFTAGVIALSVVFSGYATEVFRGAIAAVPAGQTEAAKSLGLNAWQRWVFVVGPQMLRLALPAYGNLWISLFKDTALVSVVGLTDIMRVAYVGAGSLRAPLTFYLSASALYLSLTTVTLLSIRLAERRFPAFGR
- the trbF gene encoding conjugal transfer protein TrbF produces the protein MNIFRRPAVHYGKTPQPETPYQKAAQVWDERIGSARVQARNWRTMAFGSLILSAGLAGSMVWQSSRGTVVPWVVQVDNVGQAQAVAPATRDYKPTDPQIAWHLARFVEQVRSIPADPIIVRQNWLRAYEWTTDQGAAALNDYARANDPFAKIGKQQIAVEVSSVIRASADSFRVAWIERQYENGRLSVTERWTAILTIVVQPATDVDRLKANPLGIYVNAINWSREMNQ